The following DNA comes from Pirellulales bacterium.
GTGCGGTCACCTGCGACGCGAGCTGCGAGACGAATCGTGGGGTGGGGGGAGAGACGCCCCCTAGAGCCAGCGCGAGATGGCAAACAACAACACGAACGCCGCGCCCAACAGCCCCAGGATCGTCAGTCCGGCACGCAGCGCGCGCCGCAAAATCTGCCCCATGTCTTCGTGCCGCGTGGCCGACCAGACCAGGCTCACCGCCACCACCAGCGGCAGCAGGTACCAGAGTTGATTCTCGCCGGCGGCGAGCAGAACCACATGCGACATGGGGTTGACCGTGCGTGCGTGGAAAAAGGATCGAATTTGTGGGACGAGATGCCGGCGCTTACTCGCTGCCAGGAGGATCGCCGTCGGGCGGACTCGCTCCGTCACCTTCCGCGTCCTTCTCCTCGACCATCGCGGGGCCGGCGTAGGCGTCGTAGATGGCGAAGATGTTGAGCAGGCCGGCGATCATCGTGTAGACGGTGCCCAACTCGAAATACTTGTTCAGCCGCCGGTGCCAGTGGTCGAGCTCATGCGAGTTGCGCGGCGGCGCCATGAAACCGCCCCACAGCGGTTCGGCCCGGCGCGCCTGCACCAGTGCGGGCAAGGCCGGTAACCCCACCGCCACCTGGCACAGATAGGGCAGACGGCGATCCTCGGGACGCCAGGAGGCGTACACCACGTGACCTTCTCCCAGGAACAACCCATAGAAGAACGTCGAAAGGATCGTCACCATGAACAGCACCCCTTTCGCAAAGCGGCGCTGATAGAGGTGACCCAGCCCAGGCAGCAGCCAGGCGAGAAACGCGGCAAACGCCGGATCGCGCAGGCGAATCGGTTCGTGCCCCGCCACAAGGATGACACGCTCGGCAGTGGTCGATTTGCTCACGAAGGCCATCTCACCAGCGGGGGGCGGGAAGCACGAAGACAGTCGCACGATTCTAGAGCAAATGACCCCTGGCCGGAAGCACAGCTAGCCGAGGAGGTGCATCGTGCGATCAAAGATAGGTTCGGTGGCCGGCGAACGATCTTGCACCGAAAACAGAGAGGAATCCTGCTTCTGAATCAGGAGCCCCGCGTCATTCGAATGTCGCGCCACCGCCGGACATGAAAACGTGACGTGCGGTCTCTCATGATGTCAACTCTACGGGCACGTCTTCACGTCGCGGCGGGTGGCACGCGCCATTCGGCGGGACAAGGTCCAGGGGGCCAGTGCATGACACCCCTGTCGGAGCCACATTCTTCCCTCGTCCCACGGGTTGCCTCTTCCCGTGCCTGGCCACTTCTCGTTCCCGGCGCGGGTGGTTTCCCCCCCTCGCCGCGTCTCTACCAGAGCAGGAGCGATCGGGTTCCGCCGTACGACCCCTATTCTCCGTCATCGCCGATCACATCCACCGGCGATGTTGCTTCTTCTACTACCGACCCCGCGTCGAACAGCTCTCGTCGTTTCAGTCGTTTCAGTCGTTTCTCGTCGTTTCAGTCGTTGATCGGGATTTGTCTCAACCGGACCTGCGGCAGCTTCGGCCGCACCGTGAACATCAGCACCAGACTTACCGACAACAGCACCCCCAAGGCCATCAGGCATTCGAGTTCCAACATGGCGGCGACCTTCTGCGAATCGGAGTTCCCGGCGGCCTCTCGCCGGCTGGGCTGCTCCGGCCGAGTTTCCGCTTCTTGTTCGTATGAAATTGCAAGCGGCGTGCCAGTGGCATCACTATCTTGCGGTGCCGCCAGGCCGCGATGATCGTAAGTGTTTTTGTGGCCGTTGGTTGAGAAAGTTTCTATGCGACCGACCGCGGCCGTCGTCATAGCAGGGGCCGGCGCGAACTGTCGTCGAACGCACGGCGCCCGGCTCGAAATGAGACGACACCTCCAACTCTGAGACTCACTCGACGGCCGAAGGCGAGCATTCCGCGGGGCAGCACGTCTCGTTTCGCGACGGTGCATCCCGGCACGCCGTGGACAGTCGCCGAGCCGCTGGTCATGCTGGCATTCGAGGGGCGTCGTGTCCCCGTCTGGCGGCTTGAAAGAGGAACAGCAGCATGTCGAGAACCTCGTTTAGCGTCCCTTGGCTCGTGCTTGGGGTGGCCCCCTTGGTCGTCGGCTGTGGTACCGGCGTGGGGCCCACGAGCTTCACGGCGCAGGAGATTGCCGATGCGCGAGCGCGGGTGAATCTCGAACTGCCGAAACGGCCCATCGCCCAATTGGTGCAGCGTCCGCTGCTCCCGGAGATCACGATTTCGGAAACCGCCGCCGACTCGCTCTCGCGCATCGGCAGCCAGGCCCTGCCGGTGTTGATCGCTGCCCTGCACGATTCCGATCCCGTGGTGCGCACCAACGCCGCCAAGGGGATCGCCCGGTTGGGAGAGACCGCTCAACAGGCCGTACCGGCGCTGACCGCGGCCCTGGCCGACGACGTCTACACGGTGCGACTGACCGCGGCGCGAGCCCTGGGGCAAATCGGTCCCGGCGCCGCCCCGGCGATTCCAGAACTCTCGGCGGCGCTGCGCGACACCGAGTCGCGATCGCGCGCCATGCCCCCCGCCCCCGGGGCGCCGGTTCTGACCGCACCGTAGAAACACTCGCTCGACCGAAGGGCGCGCCCGATACGAACATCGCCCTGGCTCTCGTTCCCCGCGGCGCCTGCCTCGAAATGGTTCGCTCCATGAAGCTCCGCAGGCGTCTTCTCTGGGCCTCGATCGCCACGTTGCTGGGCCTGGCAATTGTAGAAGGCCTGTTGCATCTGTACTGGCAATGGGCGGGCGACGACGCGACACGCCCGGAATCGCCGCGGGCCGTCGAGTTCATGGAAGACTTCCACGCGCGGCACGATGCCGACCTGGGTTGGGCACACATCCCAGGCAAGCAGATTGCCGACTTCTACGGTCCCGGCCGGCACATCACAATCAACGATCAAGGCCTTCGTGCCCGAGAATCCTATGCGCCGGCGCCGGTGGATGGGCGCTTTCGCATCCTCTGCCTGGGCGATTCGTTCACGCTGGGATACGGTGTCGACGATCGAGCCACCTACCCGGCACAACTTGAAGCCGTCAATCCCGGGCTACAGGCGGTGAATATGGGGCAGGGGGGTTACTCGATCGGGCAGTGCTACCTCTGGTACCAGCGCGATGCAGACGCCTTGCACGCCAAGGCCGTCGTCGTGGCCTTGATCCTCGACGATATCTGGCGCATGACCGGCGGACGGATGGCCAACGGGGCCGCCATGCCTCGCTTCGACCTTGTCGGCGGTCGACTGCACGTGACGGGGCGCCCTGTGCCCAAGAAAATCGCGGCCGGCGAGCCACTCGACGCGCGTGACGGCGTCGTGCGGTTTCTCTCGGACTACAGTGCCATCTACCGCACGGCAGAGTCACTCGCCGCCCCCTGGAAGAGTCCGCCCCTGGAAATCGACCCTTCGCGGCAACTGAATGTTGCCTGGGCGATTCTGGCCGAGTTGCACCGCGAGACGGCGCTCGACGGGCTGCCCCTGGTGATCGTGCTGCTGCCCGAACTTGCAGAATTGAAGGATTCTGCCCGCCGAGATCTCTACCGGCAGATCAGCCGAGCGCTGAACCAATCGGCACGGCAGGCGGGCATTCCCTTTCTCGATCTGGCGGGCAGTTTTCTGGCCGCCGGCAACGTCGACGATCTCTACCTCGACGAACAATGGCATCATTTCAGCGAGTTGGGCAACCGCCGCGTCGCCGAGCGTCTCGACGAATTCCTCGGCGAGACCTTGCCCGGCTATCCCTCGCGCCCCGAGGGGGTTCATTTGCCGGCCACGATGCCCTAAAATTCCGGCACTGCGACACATTCAGCGTTGGGCATTATTCCGCTCCGCGCAGCCAAGGAGTCTCGGGCGCCCAACGGAAGCCCGGAATGCGTGAGGGCACCGTTCTGCAAAGTGGCTCATTGGCCGCGTGGACAGCAATAGGCGCGAAGAGGGGGATCATCATGCTGGAGCGGAAGCCGGTCTTCCCTCACGTTATCGAGATGAACTACCAGGCCGGTCAACGGATCGGCTGCAATGTCTATCTCGTCTACGACGGCCCCGAATGGGTGCTGATCGATATCGGTTATGAAGACACCGTCGACGAGATCGTCGAGATCATCCGCCAGCTCGATTTTCCCCTCTCGAGCGCGAAAGGGGTCATCGCCACGCACGCCGATGCCGACCACATTCAGGGGCTGGCCAAGGTCAAGCAATTGCTGAAGACGCCGGCCCTGGGGCACCGCCTCGCGGCCGAGGCCCTCGCCTCGGGCGATCTCGTCAAAACCTACGCCGAGATCAGTGCTCAAGGGATCCACCTCGAACTGCCGGCCGTCGAGATCGACCAACTAATCGACGAGGGGGACCGCATTCGCATCGGCGGCCTCGAACTCGAGGTCTGGCACACGCCGGGGCACACCGACAGCCAGCTCTCGTTCCGCCTCGGCAATCTGCTCTTCAGCGGCGACAACATCTACCGCGACGGTTGCGTCGGGGTGATCGACGCCCACCACGGCAGCGACATTCAGGATTTCATCACCTCGCTCAAGCGTATTCGCGCGAGCGATGTCGAGTGGCTCTTGCCGAGCCACGGACCGATCTTCCGCAAGGACAACGCGGTGCTCGACGCCACCATCGCGCGGCTCGAGCAGTATCAGCACATGGCCGACTTTGGCACGTGTGCCGTCGATTGGCCCCTCATGGATGAGTGGGACCGCGAGCTGGCCGAGGGAAAACTTCCCAAGTAGCTCGCCGTGATTCGATTTCCTCCCACGCCGGGCAAGGGTCCCCGGCGCGACCGAGGACGGTCGTGCTACCACCGGAATTCAACGGTCCCGCGCGACCGGATCTTGCTTCCCGCGCAATGCTGCTATCGCGCCCTGCCAGCAGGTGTTAAACAGCGAGGTTTGCGTGGACTGATGAGAGCTGCGCATCGAGGCAAGGCGCCTCGCATGTTCCCTAATCGTGGATGCCGATAGAAGCCGTACAGGGACGCAACGTGTGGTTGCGTCGAGGCGTGGCGCCGGTATTTTCTGCCTTAGGGGCGAGGATGTTGTCTCTCAGCTCGATCGAGTTATTGCTGTGGATCGGCCTCCTCAGCCTGCTTCCCCTCGTGTTTGTGGTGCTGCGCGGCACAATGGCGCGTGTCCGCCAACAGGAGGAGGCCTACCGTGCCTCGTCGCGAGGTAATAGCCGAGCTCGCGGCGGCACGCGCCCCCCGCCCCTTCAGCCCCACCTGACGACCTCTCAGGCAAACTCGCGGCAATCTGCCCGCGATCGGGCAGCATAACCCGAGTTCGGTCTTCACTCGCGGCACGAGGCTTCACAGCCCAACCGCGCAGAGATCCCCCCTCTCCTCGAACGTCCCCCCACGGCCATCTGCCTACTGGGGGCGCTGGCGCCGCGTGGTGGGGGTTTCGAGATAGGGCGTCGAGGGCTGTTTCAGGTCGGCCGCGGTGAGAGGGCGCGCCGCACCCGGAATCGTGGCCTGGGGCGCCGCAATGGTATCCGGGGGACCATCGAACTGGCGCACCACCTGAATCGGCCCGGTCATCTGCCCGGCGCCAGCCTGGTCGAGTTTTTCGTCGACGATCAACAGCGAGAAGAACGACGAAAAAATGATCGCCACCAGGCGGCCGGCAAGCACGAACGCGCAGAGGGCCCCCAGGCCATACAATACCCACCAACCCGGTCCACGCGATTGCATTCAAACCTCGTCTGATTCACGCCATTGCCAACGTATAACAGTCGACGTCCAGAGGCCTTGGCTGCAATCCATTGGGCTGCTGCCATGACCAATTCAAGTATGACCTGATTGAATCGTTCTCACAACAGTGAATGCGGATGCTGGACTGGCGAACCGGGGGTTCGCGAAACATCGAGGTTGCTATTCACCAGTACCGAGTAGATTCGGCAAATCGCGAGCACCATGCAGCACGCGTGCTATTTCAATCCCATCTGCCCTGACAACGTATGCCATCAGCTTGACGAGGTCTGGCTCAATCGTGCCTGTAGCTTTTTCCTAAAGTCATCGATATCCCAGGAGGTTGCCAGGCCAGCGGCGACTTCGGCTTCGGCCTCTTCAAGCCGTGCAATGATCCAGCGGTCAAGTTGATCGTGCTTGTCGTCAGACTTGCGCGAGAGCCGCCATGTC
Coding sequences within:
- a CDS encoding MBL fold metallo-hydrolase, with protein sequence MLERKPVFPHVIEMNYQAGQRIGCNVYLVYDGPEWVLIDIGYEDTVDEIVEIIRQLDFPLSSAKGVIATHADADHIQGLAKVKQLLKTPALGHRLAAEALASGDLVKTYAEISAQGIHLELPAVEIDQLIDEGDRIRIGGLELEVWHTPGHTDSQLSFRLGNLLFSGDNIYRDGCVGVIDAHHGSDIQDFITSLKRIRASDVEWLLPSHGPIFRKDNAVLDATIARLEQYQHMADFGTCAVDWPLMDEWDRELAEGKLPK
- a CDS encoding HEAT repeat domain-containing protein, whose amino-acid sequence is MSRTSFSVPWLVLGVAPLVVGCGTGVGPTSFTAQEIADARARVNLELPKRPIAQLVQRPLLPEITISETAADSLSRIGSQALPVLIAALHDSDPVVRTNAAKGIARLGETAQQAVPALTAALADDVYTVRLTAARALGQIGPGAAPAIPELSAALRDTESRSRAMPPAPGAPVLTAP